A genome region from Schlesneria paludicola DSM 18645 includes the following:
- a CDS encoding AraC family transcriptional regulator, with amino-acid sequence MSKQQRDLLLKSVRNSDWLALFQLLPDVSFFVKDTSGQFVALNRRGCEFCGVANEREAFGKTDFDFVPRRRALEYRRDDREVIRTGKPMVGKIESAPEMEGSPRLVITCKIPLRDEHGRIIGVAGFSRLTDQIREKPAIERLSRTIERMHDESHNISSTEQLAEMAGLSVSQLNRTFRRQIGTSPHQYLLKIRLESACRVLAETNRTISSIAQEFEFHDHAHFTRTFQKHYGVTPTTYRREHQHPSLQSEES; translated from the coding sequence ATGAGCAAACAACAACGAGATCTTTTACTGAAGAGCGTACGCAATTCCGACTGGCTGGCGCTCTTCCAGTTGCTGCCGGACGTTTCCTTTTTTGTCAAAGACACGAGCGGGCAATTCGTCGCTCTCAATCGACGAGGTTGCGAGTTTTGCGGTGTCGCGAACGAACGGGAGGCATTCGGAAAAACGGACTTCGATTTTGTGCCTCGGCGACGCGCGCTGGAATATCGGCGCGACGATCGCGAAGTGATCCGCACCGGCAAACCGATGGTCGGCAAGATCGAAAGTGCGCCAGAGATGGAGGGATCTCCGCGGTTGGTGATCACGTGCAAAATTCCTTTACGCGACGAACACGGACGGATCATCGGTGTCGCGGGCTTCTCGCGACTGACCGATCAAATTCGCGAAAAACCCGCCATCGAGCGGTTGAGCCGAACGATCGAGCGAATGCACGACGAATCACACAATATTTCCTCGACAGAACAGTTGGCGGAAATGGCGGGCCTGTCGGTCAGTCAGCTCAACCGCACGTTTCGCAGGCAAATCGGCACGTCACCGCATCAGTACTTGCTTAAAATCAGACTGGAATCAGCCTGTCGCGTCCTGGCCGAGACGAACCGAACCATTTCCTCAATCGCCCAGGAATTTGAGTTTCACGACCACGCCCACTTCACTCGCACGTTTCAAAAACACTACGGCGTGACACCCACCACCTACCGCCGCGAACACCAACATCCGAGCCTGCAGTCTGAGGAGTCGTGA
- a CDS encoding PSD1 and planctomycete cytochrome C domain-containing protein — protein MKHARHFKEAKLSSLIGIALILAVAMPDTARSQSELLEFNRDIRPILTDNCYACHGFDAAHREAGLRLDQFEGATRILESGDRAIVPGSLQQSSAWARIQSESSDTRMPPASSHKQLSEVEKQKIARWIEQGANYQGHWSFEPIRLPVPPVGAVKNSIDGWIHDRLKREGVQPSASADRETLLRRLTFDLTGLPPTLEELDAFLSDSDPEAYSKQVHRLLASAAYGERMAVMWLDVARYGDTNGYLHDNLRTVWPWRDWVIQSFQQDMPFDQFVLEQIAGDQLDQSSPLQTLATGFFRHHLVTTEGGTLAAEYLNDYAADRVQTFGTAFLGLSFNCCRCHDHKFDALTQADFYSLQAYFNSITEKHAENSSTPAFEPVVEIAPPLHPNGDKVKVSVMQDAPTPTKTFVLTRGQYDQPDPMRPVDRRPPGVLLADKSIDLPNRLALARWLISDDNPLLARVTVNRFWQRFFGKGIVNSLDDFGAQGEYPSHPELLDFLAYTFQHSDQFGGAHRWSVKHLIREIVTSDTYKQSSRVRHEVREKDPDNRWLAYFPRQRLSGEELRDTALFASGLLSGAIGGPPVYPYQPDGLWEERANEGSNTRVYVRSQGEGLYRKSVYTFWKRTCPPPLMAVFDAPDRTQCVVRRNPTNTPLQALATLNDEQLLECAKMLAVRTLTEGQQTLTTDERLTRMTRRVTGTRPSDGDLALLKQTLEELRVRYRDQLDDAKALLQQGVATVPETLDPREVAAWMLVANAVLNLDQTLVRE, from the coding sequence ATGAAACATGCACGTCATTTCAAAGAAGCCAAACTGTCATCCCTGATTGGAATCGCCCTGATCCTGGCGGTCGCAATGCCGGATACCGCGCGATCTCAATCGGAGCTCTTGGAGTTCAATCGAGATATCCGACCCATTCTGACGGACAACTGTTACGCCTGTCATGGATTCGATGCGGCGCATCGAGAAGCCGGGTTGCGACTCGATCAATTTGAGGGAGCGACGCGGATTCTGGAGAGTGGCGATCGGGCGATTGTCCCCGGTTCGCTACAACAGAGTTCTGCCTGGGCGCGAATCCAGAGTGAATCATCGGACACTCGGATGCCACCGGCAAGTTCTCACAAACAACTGTCGGAGGTGGAAAAACAAAAGATCGCGCGGTGGATCGAGCAAGGTGCAAACTATCAGGGGCATTGGTCGTTCGAGCCAATTCGGTTGCCGGTCCCACCGGTTGGTGCGGTCAAAAATTCCATTGATGGCTGGATTCACGATCGACTTAAGCGGGAAGGGGTGCAGCCGTCCGCATCCGCCGATCGAGAAACGTTGTTGCGTCGGCTGACGTTCGATTTGACCGGATTGCCACCGACGCTCGAAGAGCTCGATGCGTTCCTGAGCGATTCCGATCCCGAGGCCTACTCCAAGCAAGTGCACCGATTGTTGGCGTCGGCGGCGTACGGCGAACGCATGGCAGTAATGTGGCTCGATGTGGCTCGTTACGGTGACACCAATGGCTATCTTCATGACAACCTGCGCACGGTCTGGCCCTGGCGTGATTGGGTGATTCAATCTTTCCAGCAGGACATGCCTTTTGACCAATTTGTGCTGGAGCAGATCGCCGGTGACCAGCTCGATCAGAGTTCACCGCTTCAAACCTTGGCGACCGGATTTTTTCGGCATCATCTCGTCACGACGGAAGGTGGCACTCTCGCGGCCGAGTACTTGAACGACTACGCGGCGGACCGTGTGCAAACATTCGGAACGGCCTTTCTGGGGCTCAGCTTCAATTGCTGCCGTTGTCATGATCACAAATTCGACGCGCTGACTCAGGCCGATTTTTACAGTTTGCAGGCCTACTTCAATTCCATCACGGAAAAGCATGCGGAAAACAGTTCCACACCGGCGTTCGAGCCCGTCGTGGAGATTGCGCCGCCGTTGCATCCGAACGGTGACAAGGTCAAAGTCTCGGTAATGCAAGACGCACCGACGCCGACCAAAACGTTTGTGTTGACCCGTGGCCAGTACGATCAACCCGATCCGATGCGACCTGTCGATCGTCGCCCGCCCGGCGTGCTGCTGGCGGACAAGTCGATCGATCTCCCCAATCGGCTGGCGCTCGCCCGATGGCTGATTTCCGACGACAATCCGTTGCTGGCGCGTGTGACCGTGAATCGATTCTGGCAACGATTCTTCGGGAAAGGGATTGTGAATTCGCTCGACGATTTCGGAGCGCAGGGCGAGTATCCCAGTCACCCCGAGTTGCTCGACTTTCTTGCCTACACTTTCCAGCACAGCGATCAATTCGGTGGTGCCCACCGATGGTCCGTTAAGCATCTCATCCGCGAGATCGTAACCAGCGACACCTACAAACAATCCTCGCGAGTGCGCCACGAGGTGCGTGAAAAAGATCCCGACAACCGCTGGCTGGCCTATTTTCCGAGGCAGCGACTCTCGGGCGAGGAACTGCGCGACACCGCTCTGTTTGCTTCGGGCTTGCTTTCTGGGGCGATCGGGGGCCCGCCGGTCTATCCCTATCAGCCGGATGGATTGTGGGAAGAACGAGCGAATGAAGGGAGCAACACCCGTGTCTACGTGCGCAGTCAGGGCGAGGGGCTCTACCGAAAGAGCGTTTACACGTTTTGGAAGCGAACCTGTCCGCCTCCTTTGATGGCGGTCTTCGATGCGCCGGATCGCACCCAGTGTGTCGTTCGCCGCAATCCGACGAATACACCGCTGCAAGCTCTGGCGACGCTCAACGATGAGCAACTTTTGGAATGCGCCAAGATGCTGGCTGTCCGTACGCTGACGGAAGGCCAGCAAACACTCACAACCGACGAACGATTGACGCGAATGACTCGTCGCGTCACAGGGACACGTCCGTCGGATGGTGATCTGGCCTTGCTGAAACAGACCCTTGAGGAATTACGAGTTCGGTATCGGGATCAACTCGACGACGCAAAGGCTTTGCTGCAACAAGGGGTCGCCACGGTGCCCGAGACACTCGACCCGCGCGAAGTTGCCGCATGGATGCTGGTTGCGAACGCCGTGCTCAACCTCGATCAAACACTCGTGCGAGAATAG
- a CDS encoding O-antigen ligase family protein, translating to MTARLPTSRVPWFSPRSIGGGLILSLFLLRFFDVAESAGQGETLWVVALWLVAWALSAILLRWLPPPQGSPFGWLDLCVSLLAGGHLVSAAAVMATAGEKRTALNLAWEWCGVLVAWFLLRRQCQQVLFRRDLLAAFIAIGAVMSGLGLYQHYVEFPGLAAKYGPMFDRLKVADPGEKALIRQELMAQQIPVEGAGVTLFEKRLRDSREPLGLFALANTFGGFLAVCLILTVGAGIAVSGSAKGGALNRLVWIGILILLGWCLMLTKSRTAWAGILVASVPWFLSDRRIRWTRTRVLGRLGACSLLLVAIWGLGRLGGLDRQVLTEAPKSLGYRMQYWRATLAMIADHPVLGVGLGQFRTAYLFYKLPEASEEIADPHNLFLDVYANGGLLAVCGLAGFCVAFLVGRHSPVRASIDSLPDSAGDATDSPEFFIVAVAALVGWGAALLTGYDDRLLIVLPATVGLFFLIRRQLRMEILEAHAVRVAITSAVLALLVHLLGAGGIGMPAISLLLLTLAALANQEPRWLIRFGAFPPAGTEILQIGLSVVLLGGLVWSAWRPSRIVQVHLQAGDGQLQRGRKDAAEVEYAAAATADSLTPEPWRRRAELAYLGVEAGGFRSNASWENAVGLMREAHARDPANGRDDQRVGEWCLARWRVTNRPADAIAAVEALDRAWKRYPTSAFLMSDLAKAYVAKGDTESAVKVASQALQQDEINRAWGHVDRILPEPVRNELEMLVKQAGG from the coding sequence ATGACAGCCCGCTTGCCCACATCTCGTGTCCCGTGGTTCTCGCCTCGATCGATCGGGGGCGGACTGATTCTGTCGTTGTTTCTGCTCCGCTTCTTTGATGTCGCCGAATCGGCGGGGCAGGGCGAAACGCTTTGGGTGGTCGCACTTTGGCTGGTCGCCTGGGCCTTGTCGGCGATCCTGTTACGGTGGCTGCCTCCGCCCCAGGGCAGTCCATTCGGCTGGCTGGATCTGTGCGTATCACTTTTGGCGGGGGGGCATCTTGTCTCCGCCGCAGCCGTGATGGCGACAGCGGGCGAGAAACGCACCGCGCTCAATCTGGCCTGGGAATGGTGCGGTGTGCTCGTGGCGTGGTTTCTGCTGCGGCGACAGTGTCAGCAGGTCCTCTTTCGCCGAGACTTGTTGGCGGCATTCATCGCAATCGGGGCGGTGATGTCCGGGTTGGGCCTGTATCAGCATTATGTCGAGTTTCCTGGTCTGGCGGCGAAATATGGTCCGATGTTTGATCGGCTGAAGGTGGCAGACCCCGGCGAAAAGGCATTGATCCGTCAGGAACTGATGGCCCAGCAAATTCCCGTGGAGGGTGCGGGGGTGACTCTGTTCGAAAAGCGGCTGCGAGACAGCCGCGAGCCGTTGGGACTGTTTGCGCTCGCGAACACATTCGGCGGTTTTTTGGCCGTCTGCTTGATTCTGACGGTGGGAGCGGGGATCGCCGTATCTGGCTCGGCGAAGGGCGGGGCTCTGAATCGCCTCGTCTGGATCGGGATCCTGATCCTGTTGGGCTGGTGCCTGATGCTGACCAAAAGCCGAACCGCGTGGGCGGGAATCCTCGTGGCGTCGGTGCCGTGGTTCTTGAGCGACCGTCGCATTCGATGGACGCGTACACGGGTACTCGGGAGGCTGGGAGCCTGCTCTCTCTTACTGGTCGCGATCTGGGGGCTCGGCCGGCTGGGAGGGCTTGATCGACAGGTGCTGACCGAGGCACCGAAGTCCTTGGGGTATCGCATGCAGTACTGGCGCGCCACACTCGCGATGATCGCCGATCATCCGGTGCTCGGCGTGGGACTGGGCCAGTTTCGCACGGCATATCTGTTTTACAAATTGCCCGAAGCGAGTGAAGAAATCGCTGATCCGCACAATCTTTTTCTGGATGTGTACGCGAATGGCGGGTTGCTCGCCGTTTGTGGCCTGGCGGGATTCTGCGTCGCATTCTTGGTGGGACGTCATTCACCTGTCAGGGCATCGATCGATTCGCTGCCGGATTCGGCGGGCGATGCGACCGATTCGCCGGAATTCTTCATCGTGGCCGTGGCCGCGCTCGTGGGCTGGGGCGCGGCCTTGTTGACTGGTTACGACGATCGGCTGCTGATCGTGTTGCCCGCAACTGTCGGACTATTTTTTCTGATTCGCCGACAATTGCGGATGGAGATTCTCGAAGCCCACGCGGTTCGAGTTGCCATTACGTCCGCCGTGCTGGCGCTTCTGGTGCATCTGCTGGGGGCAGGCGGGATCGGCATGCCGGCGATCAGTTTGTTGTTGCTCACGCTGGCGGCGCTCGCAAACCAGGAACCGCGTTGGCTGATCCGTTTCGGAGCCTTTCCGCCAGCGGGGACGGAGATTTTGCAGATCGGATTATCGGTGGTGCTGCTCGGGGGGCTCGTCTGGTCGGCCTGGCGCCCAAGCCGCATCGTCCAAGTTCATTTGCAAGCTGGCGATGGGCAGCTTCAGCGCGGACGGAAGGATGCGGCAGAGGTGGAATATGCCGCCGCCGCGACCGCAGACTCGCTGACGCCAGAGCCATGGCGGCGAAGGGCCGAGCTGGCGTACCTGGGCGTCGAGGCGGGCGGCTTCCGGTCCAACGCTTCCTGGGAGAACGCCGTAGGGTTGATGCGCGAGGCCCATGCCCGAGATCCGGCAAATGGTCGCGACGACCAAAGAGTCGGCGAATGGTGCTTGGCGCGGTGGCGGGTCACGAATCGGCCAGCCGATGCGATCGCTGCTGTCGAGGCACTGGATCGAGCCTGGAAGCGATATCCGACAAGTGCGTTTTTGATGTCGGATTTGGCGAAAGCCTATGTGGCAAAAGGTGATACGGAGTCTGCGGTGAAGGTGGCGTCGCAGGCATTGCAGCAGGATGAGATCAATCGAGCGTGGGGACATGTGGATCGAATTCTTCCGGAACCGGTCCGGAATGAACTGGAGATGCTGGTGAAGCAGGCGGGCGGATGA
- a CDS encoding multiheme c-type cytochrome, whose amino-acid sequence MIPTSLARLAQSMILATFFGVVLMGCAQPAGTSTSSTDEKSAADKTPAAAGTATTDPNPATDDAKPKAAGFLNDWKKPAVALMLSGEQHGYLEPCGCSETQSGGMARRADLFEKLVKDRGWNVVGLDLGGTLKRSRRQDEIKFDQLFEAFRQLNYAAIGVGVEELKLGADFLLTRKTSDEVSPALVSANVVLFDQPDLEWPLPHRLIEKGGVKIAVTGIFGPSLTDKVAPAGVVTNISIRNPDDVLPGVIKNLEALKPDLMVLLCHGNDAEAKQYAKAYPQFKIVLAAGGYDEPDGKPIPVGESWVLNVGHKGKRVGVLGFYPDDKANPFRFELIQLDKDRFQNHPAMRQLMRDYQQQLQDEGIAESEQLLINSHPSGQTYVGAEKCAGCHSKAFEHWKETGHARAFTTLKEGPWHENRAEEKIGWIPRQFDPECLSCHVTGWNPQEMLRYGSGYVKEQVSPHLLGQQCENCHGPASLHVSREEAGAAMDELLEGRRMVKRTLAEAKKTMCIECHDPDNSPKFTPDRFDAFWDEVKHPWKD is encoded by the coding sequence GTGATTCCTACTTCGCTTGCACGTCTCGCACAATCAATGATTCTGGCGACATTTTTCGGCGTAGTGCTGATGGGATGTGCGCAGCCTGCCGGGACGTCAACGAGTTCCACCGATGAGAAGTCCGCGGCCGACAAAACCCCTGCAGCCGCAGGGACTGCCACGACGGATCCGAATCCCGCAACGGATGACGCAAAGCCGAAGGCCGCCGGTTTTCTGAATGACTGGAAAAAGCCGGCTGTGGCGCTCATGTTGAGCGGCGAACAGCATGGCTATCTCGAGCCGTGCGGCTGTTCGGAAACACAATCGGGCGGCATGGCGCGTCGCGCAGATCTGTTCGAAAAACTGGTCAAAGACCGTGGCTGGAATGTCGTCGGTCTGGATCTGGGAGGAACCCTCAAGCGATCGCGACGTCAGGATGAAATCAAGTTCGACCAGTTGTTCGAAGCGTTCCGGCAGCTCAACTATGCCGCCATCGGAGTGGGTGTCGAAGAATTGAAGCTCGGGGCTGACTTCCTGCTCACGCGAAAAACCAGCGACGAGGTTTCTCCGGCGCTGGTTTCCGCGAACGTGGTCTTGTTCGATCAACCCGATCTGGAATGGCCGTTGCCACACCGTCTGATCGAAAAGGGCGGGGTCAAGATCGCCGTCACGGGAATCTTCGGTCCCAGTCTGACTGATAAGGTTGCTCCGGCAGGTGTGGTTACGAATATCTCGATTCGCAATCCAGATGATGTGCTTCCTGGGGTGATCAAGAATCTGGAAGCGCTGAAGCCAGATCTGATGGTTCTCTTGTGTCACGGCAACGACGCCGAAGCGAAGCAATATGCCAAAGCGTATCCACAGTTCAAAATCGTGCTGGCGGCAGGCGGCTACGACGAACCCGATGGCAAGCCGATTCCCGTCGGTGAGAGCTGGGTCTTGAATGTCGGTCACAAAGGCAAACGCGTTGGTGTGCTTGGTTTCTATCCCGATGACAAGGCAAATCCATTCCGCTTTGAGCTGATTCAGTTGGACAAGGATCGCTTTCAAAACCATCCTGCCATGCGTCAGTTGATGCGAGATTACCAGCAGCAACTGCAAGATGAAGGAATCGCAGAGTCCGAGCAACTTTTGATCAACAGCCATCCCAGCGGTCAGACCTATGTCGGGGCGGAAAAGTGTGCGGGTTGTCACTCAAAGGCCTTCGAACACTGGAAAGAGACCGGGCATGCGCGGGCGTTCACGACCTTGAAAGAAGGTCCCTGGCACGAGAACCGCGCCGAAGAAAAAATTGGTTGGATCCCACGCCAATTCGATCCCGAATGTCTGTCGTGTCACGTGACGGGCTGGAATCCGCAGGAAATGCTGCGGTATGGCAGCGGCTACGTAAAAGAGCAGGTATCGCCTCATCTGTTGGGCCAACAGTGCGAAAACTGTCACGGACCCGCCAGCTTGCACGTGTCACGCGAAGAAGCCGGGGCCGCGATGGACGAATTGCTCGAGGGTCGCCGAATGGTGAAGCGGACTCTCGCCGAGGCCAAAAAGACGATGTGCATCGAATGTCACGATCCCGACAACAGTCCGAAATTCACCCCTGATCGCTTTGACGCATTCTGGGATGAAGTCAAACATCCCTGGAAGGACTGA
- a CDS encoding MraY family glycosyltransferase: protein MWLLIIGCLLSAFWVSFLATGLMRLIAPRIGLIDKPAARKVHLVPTPLGGGIGIWCGVVLPLAAAQILIWIWRKHPPEWLPLELAEHLAGARLRARELWGVIGAATLLSITGLMDDFRPLSWKLRMALQFGVSIAVVCSGVRATVFVTNPVFGGILSVIWFVVLVNSFNFLDNMDGLSGGIALIVSTIFAVMMLTKPGDPHWFVGAFFLIVAGSLIGFLCHNWSPARIFMGDAGSYFLGFAIACMTILGTFYTPTDQNRHVMLAPLCVLAVPLYDITSVVLIRLREGRSPFQPDKKHFSHRLVALGLTKVQAVLTVQLTTLTTGLLGLTLYSVTTWNAALVVVACVGCVLLLIAILEAAPRASA from the coding sequence ATGTGGCTGTTGATCATTGGATGTCTGCTCTCGGCGTTCTGGGTGTCGTTCCTGGCCACCGGACTGATGCGGTTGATCGCGCCGCGGATTGGATTGATCGACAAGCCCGCCGCGCGCAAGGTGCATCTGGTGCCGACGCCGCTCGGGGGCGGAATTGGCATCTGGTGTGGCGTCGTGTTGCCACTGGCGGCGGCTCAGATCTTGATTTGGATCTGGCGCAAGCATCCGCCTGAATGGTTACCACTTGAATTGGCCGAGCATCTGGCGGGGGCACGATTGCGGGCCCGCGAACTGTGGGGGGTGATCGGGGCGGCGACGCTGTTGTCGATCACGGGGCTGATGGATGACTTTCGTCCGCTCTCGTGGAAGCTGCGGATGGCGCTGCAGTTTGGAGTCTCGATCGCGGTTGTCTGTTCGGGCGTGCGTGCCACAGTCTTTGTCACGAATCCGGTGTTCGGCGGGATCCTGTCCGTCATCTGGTTTGTGGTCCTCGTGAACTCATTCAATTTCCTCGACAATATGGATGGTCTGTCGGGCGGAATCGCCTTGATCGTCAGCACGATCTTCGCGGTGATGATGCTGACCAAACCGGGTGATCCGCATTGGTTTGTCGGGGCGTTCTTCCTGATCGTGGCCGGCTCGCTGATCGGCTTTCTGTGTCACAACTGGTCGCCGGCACGTATCTTCATGGGGGATGCGGGCAGCTACTTTTTGGGATTTGCGATTGCCTGCATGACGATTCTGGGCACGTTTTACACCCCGACCGATCAGAATCGGCATGTGATGCTCGCACCGCTCTGCGTCCTGGCGGTACCCCTGTATGACATCACGTCCGTGGTCTTGATCCGTCTGCGGGAGGGGCGTAGTCCGTTCCAACCCGATAAGAAGCATTTTTCACATCGATTGGTGGCGCTGGGGCTGACGAAGGTTCAGGCGGTGTTGACGGTACAGCTCACGACGCTGACGACGGGGCTGCTGGGATTGACGCTGTACTCTGTGACGACTTGGAACGCGGCCTTGGTCGTGGTTGCGTGCGTGGGATGCGTGTTGCTCTTGATTGCGATCCTGGAGGCGGCTCCGCGGGCCAGTGCTTAG
- a CDS encoding DUF971 domain-containing protein yields MTDSTLPPKSLKALKDANAFEIVWPDGLVARLPFKFVRYECPCAQCIDEITGVRILRPESVPDDISPTELGYSGNYALKIVWSDRHSSGIYTWDRLRRLSEAVI; encoded by the coding sequence GTGACCGATTCCACGCTACCGCCCAAATCGCTGAAGGCATTGAAAGACGCGAACGCATTTGAGATTGTCTGGCCCGATGGCCTCGTGGCCCGATTGCCATTCAAGTTCGTGCGCTACGAGTGCCCTTGTGCGCAGTGCATCGACGAGATCACTGGCGTCCGAATTTTGAGACCAGAATCGGTTCCGGACGATATTTCCCCAACCGAACTCGGGTATTCGGGCAACTATGCCCTTAAGATCGTCTGGAGCGACCGTCACAGTTCGGGGATCTATACCTGGGACCGGCTGCGGCGGTTGAGCGAAGCGGTGATCTGA
- a CDS encoding DUF1573 domain-containing protein: MKPYAILLTIVLGIASLCVVAWVGRGGASALVKPPVTNKPSDESDADELPMPKSGPFGKVEIEETEFDFGVKQVGSNDEHVFKIKNVGEGPLNFKLGKPTCQCTVGEITTESGEPRKEGPLGPGEVVSILVKWDMKAENEKFRQAVPVFTTDPEKRRMDLAITGVIDSPIHITPAGFWDLGEMSHSEPTKGEGYVYSSVLEEFTLTEVPRDNAAVKVTIQPADPEILHTKGGKSGYRLAVEAGPNVPIGMLRESIKVKAVSGETEVIREFTVAARRSGPIDVRGPLGAGFNVTTNRLIFTDFPAATGKSAKLTLFVKGMADDLVLQGVEPADSPYKIKLSEAKVLGNSKSYQLEVEIPPGPPGKHREDKCAQVVLKLNHPEAPDFRLLLDYNATR; the protein is encoded by the coding sequence GTGAAACCGTATGCAATCTTACTGACAATCGTGCTCGGTATTGCCTCGTTGTGTGTCGTTGCCTGGGTGGGAAGAGGCGGGGCGTCCGCCTTGGTGAAACCGCCTGTCACGAACAAGCCGAGCGATGAATCCGATGCCGACGAACTGCCGATGCCCAAATCGGGGCCCTTTGGCAAAGTGGAGATTGAGGAGACCGAATTTGACTTCGGTGTCAAACAGGTTGGATCGAACGACGAGCATGTCTTCAAAATCAAAAACGTGGGTGAAGGCCCGTTGAACTTCAAACTGGGGAAACCAACCTGCCAATGCACTGTTGGCGAAATCACGACCGAATCGGGTGAACCTCGCAAGGAAGGCCCGTTGGGGCCAGGCGAGGTGGTCAGTATTCTCGTGAAGTGGGACATGAAGGCCGAGAACGAAAAGTTCCGACAGGCGGTCCCCGTGTTCACGACAGACCCCGAAAAACGTCGCATGGATCTGGCGATCACAGGTGTGATCGATAGCCCGATTCATATTACCCCCGCGGGTTTTTGGGATCTGGGCGAGATGTCGCATTCGGAACCGACCAAGGGCGAAGGGTATGTCTACTCGTCAGTACTCGAGGAATTCACGCTGACGGAAGTGCCGCGCGACAATGCGGCGGTCAAAGTGACGATTCAGCCTGCCGACCCAGAAATTCTGCACACCAAAGGTGGAAAAAGCGGCTATCGTCTGGCGGTGGAGGCCGGTCCCAATGTGCCAATCGGCATGCTGCGTGAATCGATCAAGGTGAAGGCCGTTTCTGGTGAAACCGAAGTCATTCGAGAATTCACCGTCGCCGCACGGCGGTCGGGGCCGATCGATGTTCGGGGACCGCTTGGGGCAGGGTTCAATGTGACCACCAACCGCCTCATTTTCACCGATTTTCCCGCTGCGACCGGCAAGTCGGCCAAGTTGACGCTGTTCGTCAAGGGAATGGCGGACGACTTGGTTCTCCAGGGCGTCGAACCGGCCGATTCGCCGTACAAGATTAAACTGTCCGAGGCGAAGGTCTTGGGGAATTCCAAGAGCTACCAATTGGAAGTCGAGATTCCTCCTGGCCCCCCCGGCAAGCATCGCGAAGACAAATGTGCTCAAGTCGTGTTGAAGCTGAATCATCCGGAAGCGCCTGACTTCCGTTTGCTGCTCGACTACAATGCGACGCGCTGA